One stretch of Oncorhynchus tshawytscha isolate Ot180627B linkage group LG19, Otsh_v2.0, whole genome shotgun sequence DNA includes these proteins:
- the LOC112219100 gene encoding C-C motif chemokine 4, which yields MFTPRLAMLSVLVLVLSAITFSEGLRMSSGPEKCCFTFAERQIPRGRVVGYTKTSQQCSNPAVMFKTQKGRQVCARPSDRWVKDYINILDGKNFGKQMPLL from the exons ATGTTCACCCCTCGTCTTGCTATGCTGTCTGTGCTTGTTCTTGTACTGAGTGCCATCACATTTAGCGAAG gtCTTCGAATGTCAAGCGGGCCGGAGAAGTGCTGCTTTACCTTTGCTGAGCGTCAGATACCCAGAGGAAGAGTGGTGGGTTACACAAAGACCAGCCAGCAGTGCTCTAACCCGGCAGTTAT GTTTAAGACCCAGAAggggagacaggtgtgtgccaggCCCTCAGACAGATGGGTGAAGGACTACATCAACATCCTGGACGGCAAGAACTTTGGGAAGCAGATGCCACTCCTGTAA